A DNA window from Rhinolophus sinicus isolate RSC01 linkage group LG10, ASM3656204v1, whole genome shotgun sequence contains the following coding sequences:
- the NMNAT3 gene encoding nicotinamide/nicotinic acid mononucleotide adenylyltransferase 3 isoform X3, giving the protein MYQVVQGIISPVNDKYRKKDLAAAQHRVAMVRLALQTSDWIRVDPWESEQAQWMETVKVLRHHHSELLSSLSQTEGPDHSGSVSLERAAVPELKLLCGADVLKTFQTPNLWKDEHIQEIVEKFGVVCVGRVGHDAKGYISASPILQRYQHNIHLAREPVPNEISATYIRQALGQGRSVKYLLPDAVISYIKDHNLYTRDSSWKGESTQHNAGERKAPRAMPETSHSSKGEAR; this is encoded by the exons ATGTACCAGGTGGTCCAGGGGATCATCTCTCCTGTCAATGACAAGTACAGGAAGAAAGACCTCGCGGCTGCCCAGCACCGCGTCGCCATGGTCCGGCTGGCGCTGCAGACGTCCGACTGGATCCGAGTCGACCCCTGGGAGAGTGAGCAGGCGCAGTGGATGGAGACAGTAAAGGTGCTGAG GCATCACCACAGTGAGCTGCTCAGCTCTCTGTCCCAGACAGAAGGCCCGGACCACAGCGGGAGTGTCTCCCTGGAGCGTGCAG CTGTGCCTGAACTAAAGCTCCTCTGTGGGGCAGATGTCCTGAAGACCTTCCAGACCCCCAACCTCTGGAAAGACGAGCACATCCAGGAAATAGTGGAGAAGTTCGGCGTGGTGTGTGTGGGCCGGGTGGGTCATGACGCAAAGGGGTACATCTCGGCCTCACCCATCCTGCAGAGGTACCAGCACAACATTCACCTGGCCAGGGAGCCTGTGCCGAACGAGATCAGCGCCACGTACATCAGGCAGGCCTTGGGCCAAGGGCGGAGCGTGAAGTACCTGCTCCCCGACGCAGTCATCAGCTACATCAAGGACCACAACCTCTATACCAGGGACAGTTCCTGGAAAGGCGAGAGCACCCAGCACAATGCCGGAGAGAGGAAAGCACCCAGAGCAATGCCGGAGACCAGCCACTCCTCCAAAGGAGAGGCCCGTTAA